From the genome of Ornithobacterium rhinotracheale, one region includes:
- the cysN gene encoding sulfate adenylyltransferase subunit CysN, with product MTNNTERELLRFTTAGSVDDGKSTLIGRLLYDSKSIFQDQLNAVESSSRKKGLEQIDFSLLTDGLKDEREQGITIDVAYRYFSTPKRKFIIADTPGHIQYTRNMVTGASTANLAIILVDARNGVIEQTKRHSYIASLLQIPHLVVCVNKMDLVDYSEEAFNKVIAQYDDFSSKMTIKDVHYIPISALHGDNVVDKSDKMPWYQGRTLLDTLETIHIASDQNFIDMRFPVQTVIRPHSDAFHDFRGYAGQVASGIVRVGDEVEVLPSGFSSKVKSIHTHDGDLQEAYPPMSVALTLEDDIDVSRGDMIVKKNNQPQSTQDIDAVLCWFNQKTAQPRAKYYLKHTTHEVKAMIKEVLYKVDVNTLNRDETDKQLTMNDIARVKIRTTKPLFIDKYRDNRITGSLILIDESTNETVAAGMIC from the coding sequence ATGACAAATAATACTGAAAGAGAATTATTAAGATTTACAACCGCAGGGAGTGTAGACGACGGAAAAAGTACACTCATCGGGCGATTGTTATACGATTCTAAATCTATATTTCAAGATCAATTAAATGCAGTGGAATCAAGCTCACGCAAAAAAGGTTTGGAGCAAATCGATTTTTCGTTATTGACCGACGGGCTGAAAGACGAGCGCGAGCAAGGAATCACCATTGATGTGGCGTATCGCTATTTTTCTACGCCTAAAAGAAAATTCATCATCGCAGACACGCCAGGGCACATTCAGTACACCAGAAATATGGTTACGGGTGCATCTACTGCCAATCTTGCCATAATTTTGGTTGATGCCAGAAATGGTGTGATTGAGCAGACCAAACGCCACTCTTATATTGCCTCTTTGTTGCAAATTCCGCACTTGGTGGTGTGTGTGAACAAAATGGATTTGGTAGATTATAGCGAAGAAGCCTTTAACAAAGTCATTGCACAATACGATGATTTTTCGTCTAAAATGACGATAAAAGATGTGCACTACATTCCGATTTCTGCCTTGCATGGCGACAATGTGGTAGATAAATCAGATAAAATGCCTTGGTATCAAGGGCGCACTTTGCTCGATACGCTAGAAACCATACACATCGCAAGCGACCAAAACTTTATCGATATGCGTTTCCCAGTGCAAACCGTGATTCGTCCGCACAGCGATGCCTTTCACGATTTTAGAGGCTATGCCGGGCAAGTAGCCAGCGGAATCGTGCGTGTAGGCGATGAGGTAGAGGTGTTGCCATCAGGTTTTTCCTCAAAAGTGAAATCAATCCACACCCACGATGGCGATTTGCAAGAAGCCTATCCGCCCATGTCGGTAGCACTTACGCTAGAAGATGATATAGATGTGAGCCGTGGCGATATGATTGTAAAGAAAAACAACCAGCCCCAAAGCACCCAAGACATAGATGCCGTGCTATGCTGGTTTAACCAAAAAACCGCGCAGCCACGCGCTAAATACTACTTAAAGCACACCACGCACGAAGTCAAGGCGATGATTAAAGAAGTGCTTTACAAAGTAGATGTCAATACCCTGAACCGCGATGAAACGGATAAGCAATTAACGATGAATGACATTGCACGCGTCAAAATCCGAACCACCAAGCCCCTCTTCATCGATAAATACCGCGATAACCGAATCACGGGAAGCCTGATTTTAATCGATGAAAGCACCAACGAAACGGTCGCAGCAGGAATGATTTGCTAG
- the cysD gene encoding sulfate adenylyltransferase subunit CysD, translated as MGYKLSYLKQLEAESIFVIREVFAQFDNPAILFSGGKDSIVMTHLAKKAFSPAKIPFPLVHIDTGHNFPEAIEYRDNLVKELGVQLIVGSVQKSIDEGRVQEETGINASRNKLQTTTLLDTIEEYQFDACMGGGRRDEEKARAKERFFSHRDDFGQWDPKNQRPELWHLFNGKKNMGEHFRVFPISNWTEMDIWNYILEENIPLPSMYFAHEREVVWRNNSWIPNSEFLQLREGEEIVKKQVRFRTLGDITITGGIESDADTLQKIVNEVATTRSTERGNRADDKRSDTAMEDRKKEGYF; from the coding sequence ATGGGCTATAAACTATCCTATTTAAAGCAATTAGAAGCAGAATCCATATTTGTAATTCGAGAGGTTTTTGCGCAATTTGATAATCCTGCCATTCTCTTTTCGGGCGGAAAAGACAGCATTGTGATGACGCATTTAGCCAAAAAAGCCTTTTCGCCTGCCAAAATCCCCTTTCCGCTAGTGCATATTGATACGGGGCATAATTTCCCTGAGGCGATAGAGTACCGCGATAATTTAGTCAAGGAGCTTGGCGTGCAGCTCATTGTGGGCTCTGTGCAGAAGTCGATTGATGAGGGGCGCGTGCAGGAGGAGACGGGCATTAATGCTAGTAGAAATAAATTGCAAACCACCACTTTGCTCGACACGATAGAAGAATACCAGTTTGATGCCTGCATGGGCGGTGGCCGCCGCGATGAGGAAAAGGCCAGAGCCAAAGAAAGATTTTTCTCGCACCGAGATGATTTTGGACAATGGGACCCCAAAAATCAGCGACCAGAATTGTGGCATTTATTTAATGGTAAAAAGAATATGGGCGAGCATTTTCGAGTATTTCCCATTTCCAATTGGACGGAGATGGATATTTGGAATTACATTTTGGAGGAGAACATTCCCCTGCCCTCTATGTATTTTGCGCACGAGCGCGAAGTCGTTTGGCGAAACAATTCTTGGATTCCCAATTCAGAATTTTTACAATTAAGAGAAGGCGAGGAAATCGTGAAAAAGCAAGTGCGCTTTAGAACACTTGGCGACATCACTATTACAGGAGGAATCGAGTCTGATGCTGATACTTTACAGAAAATTGTAAACGAAGTGGCAACTACTCGCAGCACAGAAAGAGGCAACCGCGCCGATGACAAGCGAAGCGATACCGCAATGGAGGATCGCAAAAAAGAAGGATATTTTTAA
- the cysC gene encoding adenylyl-sulfate kinase, producing MTKSENIVQQNYKITRTEREALNGQKGKVFWFSGLSGSGKSSLANLLEVELHQKGFKTYVLDGDNIRFGLNKDLGFSAEDRKENLRRIGEVARLFVDAGIIVLAAFITPYEAERESLRQIVGEQDFVHIFVDCPVEVCAQRDVKGLYEKAKRGEIQNFTGISAPFEIPAQNDLIIKTDTETPAESLKKLVHLAFEKIQ from the coding sequence ATGACTAAAAGTGAAAATATAGTTCAGCAAAATTATAAAATCACCCGCACTGAGCGTGAGGCGCTCAATGGGCAAAAAGGAAAAGTATTTTGGTTCTCAGGGCTTTCAGGCTCAGGGAAATCAAGTTTAGCCAATTTACTTGAGGTGGAATTGCACCAAAAAGGTTTTAAAACCTATGTTTTAGACGGAGATAATATCCGATTTGGTTTAAACAAAGACTTAGGGTTCAGTGCCGAAGACCGAAAGGAAAACCTACGCCGCATAGGCGAAGTGGCAAGGCTCTTTGTAGATGCAGGCATTATAGTGCTAGCAGCCTTCATCACCCCATACGAGGCAGAGCGAGAGAGCCTTCGCCAGATAGTGGGGGAGCAGGATTTTGTGCACATTTTTGTGGATTGTCCCGTGGAGGTGTGCGCTCAGCGCGATGTTAAGGGGCTATATGAAAAGGCTAAAAGAGGCGAAATTCAAAACTTTACAGGCATTTCCGCGCCTTTTGAAATCCCTGCTCAAAATGATTTAATTATAAAAACAGATACTGAAACACCTGCCGAAAGCTTAAAAAAATTAGTACATTTGGCATTCGAGAAAATTCAATAA
- a CDS encoding SLC13 family permease — protein sequence MQMYLVIIVLLVLVAGLATDKVRSSMLFLLSALVLMVFNVLDSKTFLSSFANKSIAIIFILILLTSAINFNYNIVKYLDKIFTQENKPKYFLFQTTSWVSFISAFMNNTPIVALMAPYITHWSKRHGQAPSKFLIPLSYAAITGGMLTTIGTSTNLVLNGFIESRGIKAFTMFDFLLPGLVTCVACLIFIVFFAYKILPARKSAIDIKENLKEYLVEVSLRPEAQAVGQTVEDAGLRNLLGVYLFEIYREGSSISPVSPQEILQPNDLLFFAGDTQHIVEIVKEKNGFVFPKTERFNLDGDLKVVETLIPYNSNLAGRTLKESRFREKYDAAVIAIHRNGERLRGKLGEIRLAYGDLLMLTTGEHFSQLVQNNTNIYVLEEKDEIKKIPFWKSAILFAVSVLALGLSVFKILDFFVSLLVILSAFFALKMYNSTQLKNNLNIDLFLILGSSIAIGTAFMDTGGAKWIGDFVLSIFQQYGKIGVLVGVYLLTVLLTSFVTNVAAISIVFPIAFEISRGLDMPAQALFLAIAFGASCAFITPFGYQTNLMIYGVGGYKFRDFVKIGVPVTIIYSLACLISIAIIYQLI from the coding sequence ATGCAGATGTATTTGGTCATAATTGTGCTGTTAGTTTTGGTAGCGGGCTTAGCCACCGACAAAGTGCGTTCGTCCATGTTGTTTCTGCTCTCAGCATTGGTGCTGATGGTGTTTAATGTGCTTGATTCCAAAACTTTTTTGAGCAGTTTTGCCAATAAGTCTATTGCCATAATTTTCATTTTGATTTTGCTCACTTCGGCGATTAATTTTAACTATAATATCGTCAAATATTTAGATAAAATATTTACACAAGAAAATAAGCCAAAATATTTCCTATTTCAGACTACGAGCTGGGTCTCATTCATTTCTGCATTTATGAACAATACGCCCATTGTGGCACTCATGGCACCCTACATCACGCACTGGAGCAAACGCCACGGGCAGGCCCCTTCCAAATTCCTGATTCCGCTGTCCTATGCCGCCATCACGGGAGGGATGCTCACCACGATTGGTACTTCGACCAATTTGGTGCTTAACGGGTTTATCGAAAGCCGAGGCATCAAAGCCTTCACCATGTTTGATTTCCTACTGCCAGGACTTGTAACCTGCGTGGCATGTTTAATTTTTATTGTATTTTTTGCTTATAAAATTTTACCTGCAAGAAAAAGTGCCATAGACATCAAAGAAAATTTAAAAGAATATTTGGTAGAAGTTTCTCTAAGGCCAGAAGCCCAAGCCGTGGGGCAAACGGTGGAGGATGCAGGTTTAAGAAATCTCCTTGGCGTGTATCTATTCGAAATTTACCGCGAAGGGAGTAGCATTTCGCCCGTTTCGCCGCAAGAAATCTTACAGCCCAACGATTTATTATTCTTCGCGGGCGACACTCAGCACATCGTGGAAATCGTGAAGGAGAAAAACGGTTTTGTATTTCCTAAAACAGAGAGATTTAACCTAGATGGAGATTTAAAAGTAGTAGAAACCTTAATCCCATATAATTCCAATTTGGCAGGTCGCACTTTAAAGGAAAGCCGCTTCCGTGAGAAATACGATGCCGCCGTAATCGCTATTCACCGAAATGGAGAACGCTTGCGAGGGAAATTAGGAGAAATCCGATTGGCATACGGAGACTTGTTGATGCTCACCACAGGAGAACACTTTTCGCAGTTGGTGCAAAATAATACCAACATTTATGTATTGGAGGAAAAAGACGAAATCAAGAAAATTCCGTTTTGGAAAAGTGCCATTTTGTTTGCCGTTTCGGTTTTGGCTTTAGGGCTTTCGGTGTTTAAGATTTTAGACTTTTTTGTGTCGCTTTTGGTCATTCTTTCCGCATTTTTCGCACTTAAAATGTATAATTCCACACAATTAAAAAATAATTTAAATATCGATTTATTTCTGATTTTAGGAAGTTCCATCGCCATCGGCACCGCCTTTATGGACACAGGAGGAGCCAAATGGATTGGCGATTTTGTGCTCAGTATTTTTCAGCAATATGGCAAAATCGGTGTTTTGGTGGGCGTGTATCTTTTAACGGTGTTGCTCACCTCATTCGTTACCAATGTAGCGGCGATTTCCATTGTGTTTCCCATTGCGTTTGAAATCAGTCGAGGGCTGGATATGCCAGCACAAGCCTTGTTTTTGGCAATAGCCTTTGGAGCCTCGTGTGCTTTTATTACGCCGTTTGGGTATCAGACGAATTTAATGATTTACGGCGTCGGTGGCTATAAATTCAGAGATTTTGTAAAAATCGGCGTTCCCGTAACAATCATTTATTCCCTCGCGTGCTTAATCAGCATTGCCATAATTTATCAATTAATTTAA
- the cysQ gene encoding 3'(2'),5'-bisphosphate nucleotidase CysQ, translated as MNELLQKAIQAALQAGQEILKIYEQDFAVEHKADASPLTQADLASNQVILEHLAPTQISIISEEAQQEEYAVRKEWNRFWLVDPLDGTKEFVNRNGEFTVNIALIEGGVPQLGVIYAPYLKWLYFADENGSFKQEEITHYSEYSPHLAQRLSYQKPKDNVIVVASRSHLNEDTESFIQKLNAKYASVEKISMGSSLKLCLIAEAKAHIYPRFSPTMEWDIAAGHAICRFAGAPVVQAEIGEPIAYNKENLLNPYFLVGEV; from the coding sequence ATGAATGAGCTTTTGCAAAAAGCAATACAAGCAGCCTTGCAAGCAGGGCAGGAGATTTTAAAGATATATGAGCAAGATTTTGCCGTAGAGCATAAGGCAGATGCCTCGCCACTCACTCAGGCAGATTTAGCCTCAAATCAAGTGATATTAGAGCATTTAGCTCCTACGCAAATTTCCATCATCAGTGAGGAGGCACAGCAGGAGGAGTATGCCGTGCGAAAGGAATGGAATCGCTTTTGGCTAGTGGACCCGCTTGATGGAACCAAGGAATTTGTAAACCGAAATGGAGAGTTCACCGTGAATATCGCCTTGATTGAGGGCGGCGTGCCACAGCTAGGGGTGATTTATGCCCCGTACTTAAAGTGGCTCTATTTTGCCGATGAAAATGGGAGCTTTAAGCAAGAAGAAATTACCCATTATTCGGAATACTCGCCCCACTTAGCCCAAAGGTTAAGCTACCAAAAGCCAAAGGATAATGTAATCGTAGTGGCTAGCCGCTCACACCTGAATGAGGATACGGAGAGTTTTATCCAAAAATTAAATGCCAAATATGCCTCCGTAGAGAAAATTTCAATGGGAAGTTCGCTGAAATTATGCCTCATCGCAGAAGCCAAGGCGCATATATACCCTAGATTTTCGCCCACTATGGAGTGGGACATTGCTGCGGGACATGCCATTTGCCGATTTGCAGGCGCTCCCGTAGTTCAGGCTGAAATAGGAGAGCCAATAGCGTATAATAAAGAAAATCTATTAAATCCCTATTTTTTGGTAGGAGAAGTATAG
- a CDS encoding deoxyhypusine synthase family protein, which produces MGAISDFIQKYYLHFNAATLVDAAKAYDEQLKNGGKMLVSMAGAMSTAELGKIFAEMIRQDKVQIVSCTGANLEEDIMNLVAHSHYKRVPHYRDLTPAEERELLDQGLNRVTDTCIPEEEAFRRLQKHIFEIWKDAEDKGERYFPHEFMCKMLLSGVLEQYYEIDIKDSWMYAAAEKNLPIVVPGWEDSTMGNIFASYVMKGELKASTMKSGIEYMTFLADWYTENSQNGIGFFQIGGGIAGDFPICVVPMLYQDLERTDTPFWSYFCQISDSTTSYGSYSGAVPNEKITWGKLDIDTPKFIVESDATIVAPLMFAYLLGM; this is translated from the coding sequence ATGGGAGCAATATCAGATTTTATTCAGAAATACTATTTGCACTTCAATGCCGCTACCTTAGTAGATGCAGCCAAAGCCTATGATGAACAACTTAAAAATGGCGGCAAAATGCTAGTGAGTATGGCAGGCGCTATGAGTACCGCAGAGCTTGGGAAAATCTTTGCCGAGATGATTCGCCAAGATAAAGTGCAAATCGTATCTTGTACAGGCGCCAACCTAGAAGAGGACATAATGAACCTTGTGGCACACTCACACTACAAAAGAGTGCCTCACTACCGCGACCTTACCCCAGCCGAGGAGCGAGAGCTGCTAGACCAAGGGCTTAACCGCGTAACAGATACCTGCATTCCAGAGGAAGAAGCCTTCCGAAGATTGCAAAAACATATCTTCGAAATTTGGAAAGATGCCGAGGACAAAGGCGAGCGCTACTTTCCGCACGAATTTATGTGCAAAATGCTACTCTCTGGCGTGCTAGAACAGTACTATGAAATTGATATTAAAGACAGCTGGATGTATGCCGCAGCCGAGAAAAACCTACCCATCGTAGTGCCAGGCTGGGAAGATAGCACCATGGGCAATATCTTTGCCAGCTATGTGATGAAAGGCGAGCTAAAAGCTAGCACTATGAAATCAGGAATTGAGTATATGACATTCCTAGCCGATTGGTATACCGAAAATTCACAAAACGGAATCGGATTTTTCCAAATAGGCGGAGGTATTGCAGGCGATTTCCCAATTTGTGTAGTGCCAATGCTTTATCAGGATTTGGAGCGAACAGATACCCCATTTTGGAGCTATTTCTGCCAAATTTCAGATTCCACCACTTCCTACGGTAGCTACTCTGGAGCCGTGCCAAATGAGAAAATCACTTGGGGTAAATTAGACATCGATACGCCAAAATTCATTGTGGAATCAGATGCTACCATCGTAGCACCATTGATGTTTGCCTATTTGCTAGGTATGTAA
- a CDS encoding arginine decarboxylase, whose product MKIKYFDLIDQTYYFPQEEFTLEGANLKFHGIDLMGLIEEYGAPLKFTYLPKISENIKKAKKWFNDAIKAHNYGATYNYCYCTKSSHFSFVLNEALKNDIHIETSSAFDINIVESLMKSGKITKKNWIVCNGFKRDQYIENIARLINNGHKKCLPIIDNYEELSLLSEAIKGKYQVGIRIASEEEPKFEFYTSRLGIGYRDIVPFYKKELRDNKKVSLKMLHFFINTGIRDTAYYWSELTKCLKVYVDLKKICPTLDSLNIGGGFPIKNTLHFTYDYAYMANEIVNQIKQYCENAGVEVPHLYTEFGSFTVGESGGAIYQILYQKQQNDREKWNMIDSSFITTLPDSWAISKRFVLLAINRWNDEYERVLLGGLTCDSDDYYNSEQNLNAIFLPKFKKDKPLYIGFFNTGAYQDTIGGFGGLQHCLIPKPKHILIDRDKDGNITTKLFSKQQSAENFMHILGYK is encoded by the coding sequence ATGAAGATTAAGTATTTTGATTTAATAGACCAAACTTACTATTTTCCGCAAGAGGAGTTTACTTTAGAGGGGGCTAATTTAAAGTTCCACGGCATTGATTTAATGGGCTTGATTGAGGAGTATGGAGCGCCACTGAAGTTTACCTATTTGCCTAAAATCTCTGAGAATATAAAAAAGGCCAAAAAGTGGTTTAATGATGCTATTAAGGCACATAATTATGGCGCCACTTACAACTATTGCTACTGTACCAAGAGTTCGCATTTTTCTTTTGTGCTTAATGAGGCGCTTAAAAATGATATCCATATAGAGACAAGCTCCGCCTTTGACATCAATATCGTGGAGTCTCTGATGAAGTCTGGAAAAATAACAAAGAAAAACTGGATTGTGTGCAATGGTTTTAAACGCGACCAATATATTGAAAACATCGCACGATTGATTAATAACGGGCATAAAAAATGCCTGCCCATCATTGATAATTATGAAGAATTAAGCCTCCTTAGTGAAGCCATCAAAGGTAAATATCAGGTGGGAATCCGTATAGCCTCGGAGGAGGAGCCAAAATTTGAGTTCTACACCTCCCGCTTAGGCATTGGGTACCGCGACATTGTTCCGTTTTATAAAAAAGAGCTTAGAGATAACAAGAAAGTGAGCCTTAAAATGCTGCATTTCTTCATCAATACAGGAATTAGAGACACCGCCTACTATTGGAGCGAGCTTACCAAGTGCTTGAAAGTGTATGTGGATTTAAAGAAAATTTGCCCCACCCTTGATAGCCTTAACATTGGGGGCGGCTTCCCGATTAAAAACACACTTCACTTTACCTATGATTATGCCTATATGGCAAATGAAATCGTGAACCAAATTAAGCAATATTGCGAAAATGCAGGCGTGGAAGTCCCCCATTTGTACACCGAATTCGGGAGCTTCACCGTGGGCGAAAGTGGTGGCGCGATATACCAAATCCTTTACCAAAAACAACAAAATGACCGCGAAAAGTGGAATATGATAGATTCCTCTTTCATCACCACTTTGCCAGATAGCTGGGCGATAAGCAAGCGTTTTGTATTACTCGCCATTAATCGCTGGAATGATGAGTATGAGCGCGTACTCCTCGGGGGGCTGACTTGCGATAGCGATGATTATTACAACTCGGAGCAAAACTTAAACGCCATCTTTCTGCCTAAATTTAAAAAAGATAAACCCCTCTACATCGGGTTCTTTAACACGGGCGCCTATCAAGACACTATTGGCGGTTTTGGAGGGCTGCAACACTGCTTAATCCCTAAGCCAAAACATATTTTAATTGATAGAGATAAAGACGGAAACATCACCACCAAGCTATTCTCAAAACAACAATCCGCCGAGAATTTTATGCATATCCTAGGCTATAAATAG
- a CDS encoding 5-(carboxyamino)imidazole ribonucleotide synthase — translation MKKIGILGGGQLGRMFIQNALNYPYEISILDPNPEAPCSKIAHRFVCGDFNDYQSVINFAQGLDIIGIEIEHVNLDALRQLKKQGKTIIPDPEVLATIQDKGKQKDFYLKHNIPTAPLKAPDQFPVVQKLCTGGYDGKGVQIIRDENTPLWQENSIFESLADLKMELAVIVAQNAQGQRAVYPVVEQVFNPEYNLLDYLITPARISPEVEEKAKDIALQVVKAFDSPGIYAVELFLNQDGSIWVNETAPRVHNSGHATIEAAYSSQFDMMLRTLTNLPLGNTDLKCKAAMLNLIGAPNYHGDSYIKGLDSALKLPAFSIHWYGKKQTSPGRKMGHATFCGNTWEDIISQVEKVKKEVQIISQNP, via the coding sequence ATGAAAAAAATCGGAATCTTAGGCGGCGGACAGCTCGGCAGAATGTTCATTCAAAACGCCTTAAACTACCCCTACGAAATCTCTATCCTCGACCCAAACCCCGAGGCGCCTTGTAGCAAAATTGCTCACCGCTTTGTATGTGGCGACTTCAACGATTACCAAAGTGTCATAAACTTTGCCCAAGGGCTCGACATCATCGGCATTGAGATAGAGCATGTAAACCTCGATGCCCTCCGCCAGCTTAAAAAGCAGGGCAAAACCATTATTCCAGACCCCGAAGTCTTAGCCACTATTCAAGACAAGGGCAAGCAAAAAGACTTTTATTTAAAACACAATATCCCCACCGCTCCGCTCAAAGCCCCCGACCAATTCCCCGTAGTGCAAAAGCTCTGCACTGGCGGCTATGATGGCAAAGGCGTACAGATTATACGAGATGAAAACACCCCCCTATGGCAGGAAAATTCTATATTTGAGAGCCTTGCCGACTTGAAAATGGAGCTTGCCGTAATCGTAGCCCAAAACGCACAAGGCCAGCGCGCCGTCTACCCCGTGGTGGAGCAAGTATTTAACCCCGAATATAATCTTTTAGACTACCTCATTACCCCTGCCCGAATATCACCCGAAGTGGAAGAAAAGGCAAAAGACATCGCGCTACAAGTGGTAAAAGCTTTTGATTCCCCAGGTATTTATGCCGTAGAACTATTCCTAAACCAAGACGGGAGTATCTGGGTTAATGAAACAGCACCCCGCGTGCATAACAGCGGACACGCCACCATCGAGGCGGCATACTCCTCACAGTTTGATATGATGCTCCGCACCTTAACCAATCTACCCCTAGGCAATACCGATTTAAAGTGCAAGGCCGCTATGCTAAACCTCATCGGCGCACCGAACTACCACGGCGATAGCTACATCAAAGGGCTAGATAGTGCACTCAAACTCCCAGCCTTCTCCATACACTGGTATGGCAAAAAGCAAACAAGCCCCGGGCGCAAAATGGGACACGCCACCTTCTGCGGAAATACTTGGGAGGACATCATCTCGCAGGTGGAAAAAGTTAAAAAAGAAGTACAAATCATTAGCCAAAACCCCTAA
- the purE gene encoding 5-(carboxyamino)imidazole ribonucleotide mutase, protein MVSIVMGSQSDLPKMKAAADILQALGISFELTLVSAHRTPERMFKYAQTASQRGIKVIIAGAGGAAHLPGMIASLTTLPVIGVPIHSSNSIDGWDSVLSILQMPNGIPVATVALDAAKNAGLLAARMVGAFETEVAKAVAEYQQSLKEKVEENILEVKGQFANGFD, encoded by the coding sequence ATGGTATCCATCGTGATGGGTAGCCAAAGTGATTTACCTAAAATGAAAGCCGCCGCAGACATTCTACAAGCGCTCGGCATCAGCTTTGAGCTTACCCTCGTATCCGCTCATCGCACCCCAGAGCGTATGTTTAAATACGCCCAAACAGCTAGCCAACGCGGTATAAAAGTCATCATAGCTGGTGCAGGCGGCGCCGCACACCTCCCTGGTATGATTGCATCGCTCACCACCCTGCCCGTGATTGGCGTGCCTATCCATTCCAGTAACTCCATTGATGGCTGGGACAGCGTTTTAAGTATTCTCCAAATGCCTAACGGGATTCCCGTAGCTACCGTGGCACTCGACGCTGCTAAAAATGCCGGACTGCTCGCGGCAAGGATGGTAGGAGCTTTTGAGACTGAAGTGGCTAAAGCTGTGGCTGAATATCAGCAATCTTTGAAAGAGAAAGTGGAAGAAAACATCTTGGAAGTGAAAGGGCAATTCGCTAATGGATTTGACTAA
- the murF gene encoding UDP-N-acetylmuramoyl-tripeptide--D-alanyl-D-alanine ligase, with the protein MKVEDFYHKFKDGLKISTDSRKIEKGDIFIALKGENFNGNAYAEKAIEQGAVAAIVDEAAFENVAKNIFLVENSLKFLQDLAHLHRKELGIKIISLTGSNGKTTTKELIAHALGAKYKVAYTQGNLNNHIGVPLTLLSLNKSHDLAVVEMGANHPREIAQLCEIAAPNFGYITNFGKAHLEGFGSGEGVVKAKSELYDFLRAHNGKAFINKDDAKQIKQTNGMETISFAFENEADYQYKRILKEGKAGVEADEILIQSNLVGNYNQNNIAAATTIARYFGVELPEIKKAIEAYNPTINRSQTIEQNGKKIIMDAYNANPSSMEVALKHFSYYDGTKAVVLGDMFELGAFSAEEHQKIAQLAKDLNFDEIFLIGENFSANTNPELAVLTFKTKQKFLAFIRENHVQSQSILIKGSRGMQLEKILPEL; encoded by the coding sequence ATGAAAGTAGAAGATTTCTATCATAAATTTAAAGACGGATTAAAAATCTCGACCGATTCCCGAAAAATCGAAAAAGGCGATATTTTCATCGCACTAAAAGGAGAAAACTTTAACGGAAACGCCTATGCCGAAAAAGCCATTGAGCAAGGAGCTGTTGCCGCTATTGTAGACGAGGCAGCATTTGAAAATGTAGCTAAAAACATATTTTTGGTGGAAAATAGTTTGAAGTTTTTACAAGATTTAGCACACCTTCATAGAAAAGAATTAGGCATAAAAATCATTTCGCTTACGGGAAGCAATGGGAAAACAACTACCAAGGAGCTAATTGCCCACGCCCTTGGCGCTAAATATAAGGTCGCTTATACGCAAGGAAACTTAAACAATCATATTGGCGTGCCGCTTACTTTGTTAAGCCTAAACAAATCACACGATTTGGCAGTAGTAGAAATGGGTGCAAATCATCCACGAGAGATTGCTCAACTTTGCGAAATTGCAGCACCAAATTTTGGCTATATTACCAATTTTGGAAAAGCACATTTAGAGGGATTTGGTAGCGGGGAAGGTGTGGTAAAGGCAAAATCTGAGTTGTATGATTTCTTGCGTGCGCACAATGGAAAGGCATTCATTAACAAAGACGATGCAAAGCAAATCAAGCAAACCAATGGAATGGAGACCATTAGTTTTGCATTTGAAAACGAAGCCGATTATCAATACAAGCGAATTTTAAAAGAAGGAAAAGCCGGAGTTGAGGCAGACGAAATACTGATTCAATCCAATTTGGTGGGAAATTATAACCAAAACAATATCGCCGCGGCAACAACCATTGCACGATATTTTGGTGTAGAATTGCCTGAAATTAAAAAAGCAATAGAAGCTTATAACCCAACAATTAACCGCTCGCAGACGATTGAACAAAATGGCAAGAAAATTATTATGGATGCCTATAATGCCAATCCGAGCAGTATGGAAGTTGCCTTAAAACACTTTTCGTATTACGATGGCACCAAGGCAGTTGTGCTAGGCGATATGTTTGAATTGGGGGCGTTTTCTGCCGAAGAACACCAGAAAATAGCTCAATTAGCAAAAGATTTAAATTTTGACGAAATCTTTTTAATTGGAGAAAATTTTAGTGCCAATACCAATCCAGAATTAGCGGTCTTAACCTTTAAGACCAAACAGAAATTTTTAGCCTTTATCCGAGAAAATCATGTGCAATCGCAAAGCATTTTAATCAAAGGATCACGCGGTATGCAATTGGAGAAAATCCTTCCAGAATTGTAA